gtaggctgtctcgtcattgttggtaatcaagcctactactgttgtgtcgtctgcaaacttgatgattgagttggaggcatgcttggacacgcagtcatgggtgaacagggagtacaggagggggctgagcacgcacccttgggggtccccagtgttgaggatcagcaaagtggaggcgttttttcctaccttcaccacctaggggcgacccttcaggaagtccaggacccagttgcacagggcggggttgagatccagggtttaatgatgagcttggagtgtactatggtgttgaatgctgagctatagtcaatgaacagcgttcttacataggtattcctcttgtccagatgggatagggcagtgtgcaggcgattgcatcgtctgtggatctattggggcggttaggcaaattgaagtgggtctagggtgacaggtaaggtagaggtgatatgacccttggctagtctctcaaagcacttcatgatgacagaattgagtgctagtcatttagttcagttacctttgctttctggGGTCTGAACATGTTAAAGCacttacatttaaaacaaaagataaaacagtacatcatatgcCATTAYTACACCACTACATACcaacaatacaaaatgtttaatacCACAATACAACAATTTCACAATGTATGCATATGCAGGTCTcggtacctttgtgtgtgtctcttcacagtccccgttgttccataaaatgtatttttacatgtgtttttaaatctgattctactgctatTGTCACACACCAACCCACATTGCACTATTTTTACCTAAATTATATGTTGGGGACAAATAgagccgagagaggagagaggggagaaaggttgATCTATTTGAAGASGAGATCTTTACATTTTGTGAACTGAATGTAAACTGGGAAAATGTGGACCATGTTGACTGCAGCTTTTCATTAGTTTCATCCAACTCTTCATTTAGGACCTACAATGTTGCAGATAGATTGAACTGTATGATTGATATACTCTCAGTTCCCAGTTTATTAGGAACACCACCCCGTTGACAataatggttcgctcctacagataGTGAGTCATGATGCCATGGCTTGctttataaagcaggcagacaagcgtcaaggcattcagttaccgTTCGATTGAATGTTGTTGGGAATGTTTTCCCAGGCACATGTTAGGTCCCTTGGTACCAATTGAACAACGTTTCCATGACCTGAAGAATTCAGTCTGTTCTGGAGGCAAGACCCGGTACTAGATAAGTGTATCTAATGAACAGGCCACTGAGTGTGTATTTCCGAAAAGGACTGACGGCTAGTTAATCTTTGATATGGTTTATTGACAGCtaattatttgtatttaatcTGTTTTATTCTAGCAAGCTGTCCTGATCCCCCTTTTGTTAATAATGGCGATTACATCCAGAACAAGAGAGATACTGAAGGTGTTGTTACAGAGGTGTCCTACCAATGCAGCAGAAGGTATACTCTGAGTTTCACAGGCAGCATCTCATGTCTGAATGGAGAATGGCAGACCCCTCCAACGTGCAGAAGTAAGttcatttttttcaactggtCTGAACATGGTGTTATATCTACATGTCAAGTGTATATCACTATATACATTTATGTACGTACTATACAGTAAGATAATACAAGTATTGCTgggtttacagatgtaggatcttaatttgagccagttttctgcTGCAGGACAATTcttagcaacaaaagagtgatcaaattaagatcctgtaaGTTACGTTTTCATTTCCATCAGGTCCTTGTGAGATTCACACTTTTAAACCAGAGTACCATCTGCGAGATTTACCCCAAAAAGTTTATGTTGTGCACGGTGGAAAAAAGACTCTTCGTTGCATGAAAGGATACTTCCATCAATGCAGAGAATTACCTCAATCGAATGTAAGAGAGATGGACGTGGAGTGTGATGATGGAAAGATCAGATTTCAGAACAGCACAGGCCTTCCTGAATGTAAGTGTTATTATGTAAAGGGCTAACGTAAGGGACAAAATGAGTGTATACACCCGGAATATCAGTGTGAGATGGTAATTATCTTTAAATTTAGATTTGGAAAACTTATGTCCAGGATTTCTTGTTTAATAACGTAATAATTCTTTTGATTTTTAGGCAGATATTTAGACAAAGGTGGGATATGGTGCAAATCCAGTTCAGGTAATCCTTCTCATTATTTCACAGCATTATCGTCTTACTACTAAAAATATCCATATTCCCAGGGTTGAAGATGTAGTGAAGAAATATGTATCATATCCTGTacattacactatatatacaaaagtacagtaccagtcaaagtttggatacacctactcattccagggtttttctttatttttactattttctacattgtagaataacagtgaagacatcgaaCCTATGAAATTACATATGtgttatcatgtagtaaccaaaaaagtagtaaacaaatcaatatacatttttatatttgagattcttcaaagtagccattctTTGCCttaataacagctttgcacactcttggcattctctaaaccagcttcatgaggtggtcacctggaatgcattcaattaacaggtgtgccatgttaaaagttaatttgtggactttctttccttcttaattccaTTTGAGACAATcacttgtgacaaggtagggttggtatacagaacacagccctattcggtaaaagaccaagtccatattatggcaagaacagctcaaataatcaaatagAACTGatagtccattattactttaaagacatgaaggtctgtcaatcAGGAAGTTTCCccaagttcagtcgcaaaaaccatcaagcccagtgatgaaactggc
This window of the Salvelinus sp. IW2-2015 linkage group LG16, ASM291031v2, whole genome shotgun sequence genome carries:
- the LOC139028966 gene encoding complement factor H-related protein 1-like, giving the protein MEIPDQGLERYEYGTQIDYKCFNPYEGPGGKATCKDGEWHMTTECKASCPDPPFVNNGDYIQNKRDTEGVVTEVSYQCSRRYTLSFTGSISCLNGEWQTPPTCRSPCEIHTFKPEYHLRDLPQKVYVVHGGKKTLRCMKGYFHQCRELPQSNVREMDVECDDGKIRFQNSTGLPECRYLDKGGIWCKSSSES